The genomic DNA GCTCTGCTGTGATTCATAAGAGCGCCGGGCGTCATACTGGTGGTGTCATTCAGAGGGCTCAGCATTACTCCACAGGTCCCAGAGTTAATGGACATGGACACATAAGACTCCCGATATCAGGAACTGACTGTCAGAGGATTTTCCAGAAACTCAACACCTGACACTAAGATCAACGTGACACATGCCACAAATCAGAGTAAAGCAACTTGATTTTTTGCCTTCATCATCTGTGATTATATCTCAAAACTGATAtctcaaaaacatgtttctatagttcagtttttactgttttattctCAGTTCTactcttgttttgtctggtCTTGTGTTATTATCTTAGcctattttattgttttactttcatAGTAAAACACCTTGTaacttatataaataaagttattatttttatattagtaCTAACAATGTTGAATAGAGGCTACACTACATTAATACAGTAGTAAATAGATGGTGTTATCTAAGTTTAAATAGTCTAAATATGAACCTACAGCCAGGacatgattagcttagcttagcataaggcccggaaacagggggaaaccaGCGCctcaaagctcactaattaacatgttacagAGAGTAAGAGTAAGAACGGCAAGTTGTGGTTTTCTGGGATTTATGTGCCAGACaatttcttggccaggcacGGtgactaagctaagctaactggctgctggcttcatatttaccgcacAAACATGagtgtggtatcaatcatctAATTCTCGGTTAGAAGgcgaataagcgcatttccaaaaatgtgtttaaagtagcataaaatttAAGTACACAGGtatgtaaaaatgtacttaagtgcagtacttgagtaaatgtacttagatACATCTCACCACTGATTTTAACAGGACTGCATTTCATTGACAAGTGTACGATtcagtgtcttcagtgtgtGATATAAAATGGTCATCGGtccatttgacatgttttgtcgAGTTCAAACAAAAATCGATCACTTTTGTTAAATGACGAACCAGTAGTTCAGCGTTCAGCTATCAGTTAGCTCTATTGACAacgacagaaaaaaaggaacaaggATCTTCTGCTTTTGCGTCCAAGCGAGACAGATAATATCCCTCACCGTCACTCTCCGTGCAGATGTTCTCAGTGTTAGATAAGAAAAAGTCACTCTTGTGgacagcttttttcttttcttttttgcagtCGCTCAAGCTCTGTTTCTGCAGAACTGATTTCACAACGAAGAGAAGCAACTGTCCTGTCATCCCTTGGCGGCAGTGGTCAGCACTTAATAAGGGTTCACACTGGGGGCAGAGGGTGTGGTGGGTAATACTGGTAGTACATGTGTCCACTCTAGATGGTCATTTCCTGAGCTAATTTTGGACTTGACTTTCTTATCCTACattttttgagatattttgcCTTTTGCCTCCCGTACTGACGTGGTTTTGACTGTTTTGCGTCACGTTCCCATCCTAAAAGTCACAAAAGagaattgacagaaaatgacgTCGAGGTCACTGTGGATTAGAAATGACTTGCAGAAAGTCACACATCAACAAGTGTTCACAGGCACACCACAGATAAGAAGACTGTTGACAAGCAACACACTCTTGTCTTTCctgcctctttttctcactgctgattgcatttattttcatttgcatacAGAGACATTTTAAAGGTCAAAAGCGTTTTGCTTGTAAAATGCCATTTTCTTCCCTTAAAGTCAATAAAGATAAAGGGGAACAGGTGTAATTACATCTGCAACATACATATACCACATTAACCTGTGATTGTGGTGAAGCCAAGACAATTTTCCACAAAGTGAACAATAAAGACACTTTTCCGACTCCCTACACATTTTTTCAGTGTTGGAATGATACAGATGTTCAGTAAAGTTGAAGTTCTTTGTCCTCGATGACATACAGTGAAACCAAATCAGTTCTGTTGAAGCTAAATTGAGTTCTGCTAACTTTAACAGGAGACAGAATATTTCAGGAACAGCAGAGATGCTGCtgagataaaaacatttctgtgtgaaAGCCCAGCCTGCATTTGTCTCCGCCTGCCATGTGACCAGTGTTTTACACCCCATGCAGAAACTGACAGagtggtgttttctgtgtgaaagtACGTCCAGATTCAGAatgagaaatactttattgatccccggggggaaattgttcaagagagagactgcagatTTTGGAGCATCAGCTAAAGCTAGGTACACTTACAATGAAATAAGgacatattttcacataaataaacaatgacTCCATAACCAAGATTGGGAACGTTTCTCCAGTtgaaagcagcataaaaaacTACCAACACAGGAAGTTAATAAAAGCATGAACCGCAGGCTTATTTAGGCTTGACTATGCCTGTTGAACTCTGACCTTTCAAACGGCCGCCTCACCCCCCCTTCCAgacatgcacagagacacaatgaCCAGGAAGCACCGAGCAGGTTTCTTCACATCCACGCACCAACGTCCCCGATGAGATTCTCAGAATTTGAGAGGGAAATTTACAACCAGAAACGGGCTGTTTGCAAACAAGGGGAGCTGCTGATCACAGTGATGGATGAGGGAGGTGATTTGTGGAGTGTTTATAGCATAAATCCAAGCATCTGTTTAGTGTAACGTGAGAgtttcttttcagtgtttcttccctttttcacactttcaagaatagttttttcttttagaaattGTTGCCATGTTGACCCTGGGCCAAAGTTTTAAGATCTTCAAGGTACATGATCATGCAGCAATAGTCAGAGTTACGTCAGTCTAATCATCCTAACGAGTAAACCATTTACGTAAATCAAATCAACGTCCagtaacacagacacaagcTCCCCCACTGCTGCAGATTTGAAGTGAAAGTAGGcgagaaaagaaacaagacgTTTATGGACCCGTGTGTGAAAGAAGAACTGTCTTGCGGTCAGCAGCGTCCAGTAAATCATTCATTGTGTTCACACTCTGTCCCTATCTGGTGGCTGCAGTTGGGGCCAGTGGGGCCAGCTGAGAACTCCATGAGATCCCGACGACCactccggggggggggggggggggtgctgctgCATGCAGTTGAACCCAAGTAAAAGGACTAAAATCAGATTGTAGCTGGAGGGAAAGGGACGGAGATAGtttaaaagagagagggagggggttgTTACTCTGTGGTTACAGTTCTGGAGCCAAAGGAACCTGTGAGGGGATGAGATAGCGTGATGTGGTTTTCATTGAGATGCCACAGCAGAGTGAAGGTGCAGAGGTGAACGCTCACACCGAGTGCCCGGGACTAAACAGAGACATGAACCAGGGAAAGTCAGTTTAGCCACAATAACCTATTAATGGCATGAATCCATTGCATGCAGTATATTTAGTAAAAAATCAAGTTCTTTATGATTATGTACGTCAAAAACAGATCACTTGTTTAAATCTGTTCTCTTAGGTCTGAATTATGTAACCTTTTACACACATCAGATGTTTATATTTTCGCCTGTTTCAGACTCACTCTTTTGACTTAAAGCTAGACTATAACACatcacacaaatgcaaataacaCATTCCttctcttacaaatgaaaagttgactgCATGAGAAATAAAACGCACCtttgctcaattcaatacacttGTGTATTtgggttttgctgctacagccctctttggtctggtatgaccagtagcctctggaggctaacgttagcctccGTTAGCTTACATTAGCTTGTTTTTGCTATGTAACAGACGTTAGTGAGCCGGTTCACTGACCTCACTTGTGCCTTTACTTGTGCTACTTTTGCCACAGTGTCCACTGTTGGGCTGAAGTCACAGTCTCGCTTGAATCTGAACTGCAGTGAGTCAAAATCAAGACATCATACAGACAAGCTGCCGTGCTCTCTGAGCCTCTTGTCAACATTCACATGCATGTGGTGTGAAAGCTGCAGCCTCAGGTATATATTTAAACTACTCTATCCTCGCGAGGCCCGACAAGGCCCCGAGGCTGAGCTTGAGAAAATAACCTCATGGCTCACCAGCACAAGTCTTTATTTAACCCCGCCACTGTGATCCGCACCTTTGACAAGGTAGACAACTGCTGCTGCgaaaagcaaagcaaaagtacgagaacacccccccccccccccctctctctctgatcacTGCCATTGGGCTTCTATTTCAATCACATACTTGCTGTAAGACGTAAAGAGCGAGAATCAAGGCCTGTGGGCGAGGAGGTGGTGCagtgcggggggggggtgtgggggggtacAGAGTGACAAAAGAGGAGGCTGTGGCAACACTGATAGCGTCTTCTTGACTCTGCGCTCGGTTTCCTGTTCTGAGTCAGTGTGCAACTCTGAGTTTGATCGTTGTCACATCGACCCTGTccctctctgcgtctctcttCATGAGAATAAGCAGAATTCTGTCAGTGTCCGCAGCCGAACATCAGTAACACTAATAACAACTGAAAGCATTCATTTCAAGATCTGGGTGAATACCTTTCATGAGATGTGACCGAGCAACCACCCTCCAGAgggaaaatgttgaatttgGTATAGGTTGCCATATGTTGAAGAGATTTCGACAATTCTGTTAATTTTACAGGAAAACTgatgtgtgatgttttgtatCGGCTCATTCTTCCTCTGTGTGAGGAATCGTTGCGGTCTGCCAAAAAAATTTCAGCTGAAAATTCCAGCACTGTCAAATTTTATGGACTGATTTCCTATTCTGGAGCCTTTTCAGCAGGTGAAACATTCAAAAATCGGACAAGAAAGAAATGCAAGTAAAGTGTTGGCCTGATGGGAGTCATCAAAAAAGTGCTAAGATACAGATATGAGATGTGGTCTAAAGTTCAATGAGTCACAGAAATTGAACATGTTATATTCATAATTCCACATAGAAAGAGTCGGTGTAGAGAATTTGTCTCTGGGTGAATATTAAAGGCTGTAATAATAAAAGGAAATCAAGTCTACACAGCAGCTTAAGTGGTCTATTTTTGCACAATGCAAATGTCCAAAGATTATagaaactttttattttatcaaaacatgaatcagtgtttttgtttgactttcatGGCTGACTAACATGAGCATgtctgagggagggaggggggggggggggcgagagagaaagagtgtgtgtgtgtgtgagagagagagagagagacagagagagagtctcaGAATGAGCAGCAGAGGGTTTTGtggtgtctctctgcagcttgtGACTGATATTCTGACTGTCAGACTAAATGTGGCCAGAGTTCAGGACAGTGTGTGCTCTCGGGGCTGGGATAGAGTACCTGCAGTGTCAGTGCTGTGTGAGTATGGGACATGTGTTTCAGCTTTGTGCCTCGGCCTATCTGCGCTTTGCTTGCAGGTCTCTAACTTGTCGCAGCTGCATCAAACAAACTCGGTTCCCACATCGGACAAAAATCGATAACGCTTTGCTTTTGGACCGACCTTGAACAGAGCCCAAATCTTCTGCTATGATTTGCCATTTGACAGATTTCtactgaaaacttttttttttttttttttaccgacATTCTGATTTAATTcatcctattttttttttatattccagTTGGCACTTATATATCCTGTATTTCTTTCAGTGGGCAGCCTAATTGGGGCTGCGCACGGGACCGGGAGGGGGCTTTAATGATGTAAAACAATCAGGCTGAAGCAGTGTCACTGTAAAGGGATACTTCGGCTCCCCACCAGCAGGCTGTTGTGCAGAGCGGCCGCGCGCGTCTCATTAACAGGATCACTTTACAAGCAGTCAAACAAATAGGTCATTAtccatcacagagctgctctgccTGCATGGAgccatctgaaaacacacacattttaggtCTCATCACATATTAATCACATTCATTATTGTTACCGGTCTGTTTTTGAATCATCTGGCTTGATGAGACTCCAAAAAATGACCCGTTTTTGTTCAATTCATTTAGAGTTTAGGCTCGTGATGTAAATCTCAACCATTGTTTGAGACTGGCAAGCACAGATCCAATCTCGGtttcaatttgttttaatttcgtGCGAAGTTCGAACAGCTTTTCCAACTGTGGGCGAAAATTggatatgaatgaataatagAAAAAACTTTTTgtccctgtaaaaaaaaacagaatttcaGAAATcaattcagcttttttttaaataggctCGGCAATTAATTCATATCACATTAGATAATACAGATGTATCATCTCTCTATAAACTCTATACGTTATAAAACATCCCTGTAAACTTCCTCTTAGGTGATCCAGCCTCCGTCACATATACAGCTGTACCATTAAGGACATACAATATGTCTTCTCCAGTCCCATATCTACCGGGATccttctgggggggggggcggtggtcCCGCTTTTGGCCACCTGCCCCGCGACACCTGGTAAACGATACGGCATCTCTGCGCATGCGTAATAGCCTGCCAAAAATCCCAACGCGGTCTCGCCTGTCAACCAATAGTGTTCCAATCTGTCCAGAGATAAAGTCAGAGCAGcgtggagaggagagaagtgaaGTGGAGGATTTCAGACCTGAGcagcaacaaagagaaaacatgccGAGGTCTTTCCTGGTGAAGAGTAAAAGGGCCCACAGCTACCACCAGCCCCGGCACCTGGACGATGACGACAGTAGACTGGACACTATTCTGGCTCATGTGTGCGCAGGTAGGTTCATTTGTGCGTAATTACGCACGAAAATGGTTGAACGACGCCAGAGCGATTCCTCCCCATGGAAATGATTCATCATTTCCTAATTAAAATAGAATTGATTTCCTCTGTCTGGCCTACAAACAGACACCAGTTGCACAACCAGTAAGTttcactgctctcctctgctgccaccAGAGACCAAATCTCAGAGGGACTTTGAGTCCAACTCGGAGCCGCAGGAGGATGTGAGCGCCGGCGCTGACAGACTGTCCCCCAGGTCCAGGCTGCTGTCCCCGGGGTCGCTGTCCTCCAGCTCCCCGCTGAGCTGCGGAGGCAGCGTGTGTGACCGATCCTCCGACTGTGATTTCTGGCATCccccgtctccctcctcctcaccaggTCAGATACATTTTCATCCAGAGGTTTTCTACAGTCGTTTTTAAAAGTGTCAGAGGTGTATTAAAAAAACTACAGCACAGTTTGTTAGTGGTAGGCCTTGTGCTCAGTGAGCttatacacatttaaaactgttgACATAAATATTTATCAGATTTATGAGtggataaaacattttgtacattttcagtactgtatatatatatatatatgctataaTATTCATTGACAGGCCTATGTTCAGTTGTATAGTTTAAAATGACGCTACTATTACGCACGTCACTTAGTCATTTCCGACCAGTGGTCAAATTTTAAGGCACGCCATGACCTGCAGATCGCACTCATCTTCGGTAAGAATATCAACTCACACTAAATCCCAATCAACTTCCAGATTCAGAGAAATGCTCCACTCCAGCAGCGGAGGACGGCCAGCACTTCAACATCCCGCTCTTCCCTTACTCCTGGGCGGCGTACTCCGGCTCTGAGCTGAGACATCTGGTCCAGGGGCCATATCACCACCGCCTGCAGGGCCACAGGGAGCCGCGGTCACCAGTCAGCATCTACGGTGCAGAGGACAGCAGCACCGAGCCGCTTTACGCACAGCGGGGTCCGGTGTCCAGATGCTACCAGGACTATTCTTCAACGGCCCACCGAATCTGCAGGATGCGGGACGGAGACGAGCTGTACGTGGATGCAAAGCAGAAGCCTCGCGGCCCGGAAATCAAGTCTGAAAATGACTTAATTTGTTCTAAACTCGAGTCAAGTGGATCCTTTAAGTGCATTAAATGTTGCAAGGTACGTTTACTGAAGCAAAACCATAACAGTCATATTGTTTTCATACTGTTTGAGTTTGCAGAGATGTTAGAAATGATCTTAGTGATGAATTATTGGTGATCagggaataataataataatgataataataataataataatgcccATTATATCCTTATGTTCACTTCAAGTGAAATTTTATGCATTCAACCATAAAATTAGTAACTTGAGCCATGAGATGTCATAAGACCACTTTgttattttcccatttttttgATGAAATTCGAAGTAAAATTGTCATCCGTCTGCTTCTCCAAAGGTGTTCTCCACACCTCACGGGTTGGAGGTTCATGTGCGGCGGTCGCACAGCGGGACGCGGCCGTTTGAGTGCGGGATCTGCGGGAAAACCTTCGGACACGCAGTGAGCCTGGATCAGCACAGGGCGGTTCACTCGCAGGTAGGCCTCAAACTGGAAATAGGCTGTTGCATAAGTTGCTATATAAACTCAAAAAGGCCTCTGGGCCCACATCCTGGACTCAAAGGCCCCGGATAgcggtttttttttgtttgccagGCCACAACGTCCCAAAGCAGTCTGAGTTTTTAGGCCTGCTGTATTTCTGTAGTTAGATCTAATGTTTTGAGGCCTCCCACACTGACACTTGACATATTTTACAGGAGAGGAGCTTCAGCTGCAAAATCTGCGGCAAAAGCTTCAAGCGCTCCTCCACGCTGTCCACGCACCTGCTCATCCACTCGGACACGCGGCCCTATCCGTGCCAGTACTGCGGGAAGAGGTTCCACCAGAAGTCGGACATGAAGAAGCACACTTTCATCCACACAGGTGAGACTCGGTACAAACtgaattgcaaaaaaaaaaacgagccACAGTTCAACGTGcgtaacacacactgacacttgcATCTGCGTGATCTCGTTGCTGCCGCAGGTGAGAAGCCGCACAAGTGCCAGGTGTGCGGGAAGGCCTTCAGTCAGAGCTCCAACCTCATCACgcacagcaggaaacacacaggcttCAAACCTTTCGGCTGTGACCTCTGCGGGAAAGGTTTCCAGAGGAAAGTGGACCTGAGGAGACACAAGGAGACGCAGCACGGACTCAAATGAGCAGACCTGGATGCTTCAGCATGAAACCCTGCACTTTTAATGTTCTCCGACTACGCAAACCGCTGgtcgtgttttttgttttgttttattcctaCTTTCATTCCTATTGTTGAATGTAGTTAATTGCTTTAGTCTGAGATACTTTGGTTGATTTTATGGAAATAAACGTTTATTTATCGAGATcgagtgtttttacattattattacaataaaaaaaacattggtttCCAAAGCTGAATGTTGATGCTTATCATTCAAATTTGTCATATAGACAGGGATTAAACATTAACCGTTTGAGCTCAGCtggcagggtttttttttcagttaggAATTGAGCTTTTGATTTCAATATTTATCAATTTAATTACTTTCTAAAATCGTAAGACAAACATTGCTCATAATTtaggtgtttcttttttaaagttttaccccacaataacacattaaaaaacGGAACACTTTGAAATCCCTCTCGGT from Enoplosus armatus isolate fEnoArm2 chromosome 14, fEnoArm2.hap1, whole genome shotgun sequence includes the following:
- the gfi1aa gene encoding growth factor independent 1A transcription repressor a, yielding MPRSFLVKSKRAHSYHQPRHLDDDDSRLDTILAHVCAETKSQRDFESNSEPQEDVSAGADRLSPRSRLLSPGSLSSSSPLSCGGSVCDRSSDCDFWHPPSPSSSPDSEKCSTPAAEDGQHFNIPLFPYSWAAYSGSELRHLVQGPYHHRLQGHREPRSPVSIYGAEDSSTEPLYAQRGPVSRCYQDYSSTAHRICRMRDGDELYVDAKQKPRGPEIKSENDLICSKLESSGSFKCIKCCKVFSTPHGLEVHVRRSHSGTRPFECGICGKTFGHAVSLDQHRAVHSQERSFSCKICGKSFKRSSTLSTHLLIHSDTRPYPCQYCGKRFHQKSDMKKHTFIHTGEKPHKCQVCGKAFSQSSNLITHSRKHTGFKPFGCDLCGKGFQRKVDLRRHKETQHGLK